In the genome of Acidobacteriota bacterium, one region contains:
- the dnaK gene encoding molecular chaperone DnaK, with product MSKIIGIDLGTTNSVVAVMEGGEPVVITNAEGGRLTPSVVGFAKSGERLVGQVAKRQAVTNPENTVFSIKRFIGRRLNEVNEEMKMVPYRVVADGDRVVVQITADGDKKYSPAEVSAMVLQKLKQAAEDYLGQPVTKAVITVPAYFNDAQRQATKDAGKIAGLEVMRIVNEPTAAALAYGLDKKKDETIAVYDFGGGTFDISILEVGEGVVEVKATNGDTHLGGDNLDQRIIDWIVGEFRKQEGIDLSKDRMALQRLKEAAEKAKMELSSVMETEINLPFISADQTGPKHLAMKLTRAKFESLVEDLLQKTVGPCKQALADAGLSAQKIDEVVLVGGSTRIPRVQQIVKELFGRDPHKGVNPDEVVAVGAAVQAGVLSGEVKDLLLLDVTPLSLGIETLGGVMTTLIPRNTTIPSKKSEVFSTAADGQTSVEVHVLQGERQMARDNRTLGKFHLDGLPPAPRGVPQIEVTFDIDANGIVNVQARDKGTGKEQKITITASSGLTKDEVDRMMRDAEAHASEDKTRREEVETRNRADQAVYTAEKFVKDSGDKLQPADRMAIESATNDVKKALESNDATAINRTLDALMQAQQKAAERLYQSAGPEGGPQEPGAPGGRPHGNGHADDVIDAEIVDEKK from the coding sequence ATGAGCAAGATCATCGGGATCGACCTGGGAACCACGAATTCGGTTGTGGCCGTCATGGAAGGGGGCGAGCCCGTCGTCATCACCAATGCGGAAGGCGGCCGCCTGACCCCGTCCGTGGTCGGGTTCGCGAAATCAGGGGAGCGGCTGGTCGGCCAGGTCGCCAAGCGGCAGGCCGTCACCAACCCCGAGAACACGGTCTTCTCCATCAAGCGGTTCATCGGCCGCCGGCTCAACGAAGTCAACGAAGAGATGAAGATGGTGCCGTATCGCGTCGTCGCCGACGGCGACCGCGTGGTCGTGCAGATCACGGCCGACGGCGACAAGAAGTACTCGCCCGCGGAAGTCTCGGCGATGGTGCTGCAGAAGCTCAAGCAGGCGGCGGAGGACTACCTCGGCCAGCCGGTCACGAAAGCCGTCATCACCGTCCCGGCGTACTTCAACGACGCGCAGCGGCAGGCGACGAAGGACGCGGGCAAGATCGCCGGCCTCGAGGTGATGCGGATCGTCAACGAGCCAACCGCCGCGGCCCTCGCCTACGGCCTCGACAAGAAGAAGGACGAGACGATTGCCGTCTACGACTTCGGCGGCGGCACGTTCGACATCTCGATCCTCGAGGTCGGCGAAGGGGTCGTCGAGGTGAAGGCGACCAACGGCGACACCCACCTCGGCGGCGACAACCTCGACCAGCGGATCATCGACTGGATCGTCGGCGAGTTCCGCAAGCAGGAAGGCATCGATCTGTCGAAGGACCGGATGGCGCTCCAGCGGCTGAAGGAAGCGGCCGAGAAGGCGAAGATGGAGCTGTCGAGCGTGATGGAGACGGAGATCAACCTGCCGTTCATCTCCGCCGATCAGACCGGGCCCAAGCACCTCGCGATGAAGCTGACGCGGGCGAAGTTCGAGTCGCTCGTGGAGGACCTGCTGCAGAAGACGGTGGGGCCGTGCAAGCAGGCGCTGGCCGACGCCGGGCTGAGCGCGCAGAAGATCGACGAAGTCGTGCTCGTCGGCGGATCCACGCGCATTCCGCGCGTGCAGCAGATCGTCAAGGAGCTGTTCGGCCGCGACCCGCACAAGGGCGTGAACCCCGACGAGGTCGTGGCGGTCGGCGCCGCCGTGCAGGCCGGCGTGCTCTCGGGCGAGGTCAAGGACCTGCTGCTGCTCGACGTGACGCCGCTGTCGCTCGGCATCGAGACGCTCGGCGGCGTGATGACGACGCTCATCCCGCGCAACACGACGATCCCGTCGAAGAAGAGCGAGGTGTTCTCGACCGCGGCCGACGGCCAGACGAGCGTCGAAGTGCACGTGCTCCAGGGCGAGCGCCAGATGGCGCGCGACAACCGCACGCTCGGCAAGTTCCACCTCGACGGCCTCCCGCCCGCGCCGCGCGGCGTGCCGCAGATCGAGGTGACGTTCGACATCGACGCCAACGGCATCGTCAACGTCCAGGCGCGCGACAAGGGCACCGGCAAGGAGCAGAAGATCACGATCACGGCGTCGAGCGGCCTGACGAAGGACGAGGTGGACCGGATGATGCGCGACGCCGAAGCGCACGCGTCGGAGGACAAGACGCGGCGCGAAGAGGTCGAGACGCGCAACCGGGCCGACCAGGCGGTCTACACCGCCGAGAAGTTCGTCAAGGACTCGGGCGACAAGCTGCAGCCGGCGGACCGGATGGCGATCGAGTCGGCGACCAACGACGTGAAGAAGGCGCTCGAGTCGAACGACGCGACGGCGATCAACCGGACGCTCGACGCGCTCATGCAGGCGCAGCAGAAGGCGGCCGAGCGGCTGTACCAGTCGGCGGGTCCGGAGGGTGGGCCGCAGGAGCCGGGCGCGCCCGGCGGCCGCCCGCACGGCAACGGTCACGCCGACGACGTGATCGACGCGGAGATCGTGGACGAGAAGAAGTAG
- a CDS encoding PBP1A family penicillin-binding protein produces MRLAASLARGVGIAALFLAAALFGTAGGVLFAFVGDLPQISALDDYTPGTITRVLGRDGAIVGEFATERRVVVTYDQIPVVLRNALVAAEDGDFFHHPGVDVRRIAATAFRRAVGLQRRGGASTITQQLARKLFLTDEVTPERKIKEALLAIQIEKRYTKEEILTMYCNKMYWGHGIYGVEAASQLYFGKSVKDLTLDEAAMIAGIHQSNVRQSPYTNMAAAVARRNYTLDRMADEGFVRAEEAAAAKKRPIVTRGRPTPPPSIAPYFLETIRTQLEERYGSKAIYEGGLVVHTGIDAELQRAANLALDNGIRRLDKLRGYRKPSRNVLQDGRSIDTFRHPRWTHDPMPAEVMPAVVTEVTPAELRVRVGRFAGTIAKAGYQWTNRPPSQLARRGDLIEVRIGKVDDKTASFAGALEQTPVLEGAVVAIENRTGQLLALVGGTDFERTQFNRATQALRQVGSLFKPFVYATAIDRGYTPISLIDDSPASFDAGPGQPPYQPQNYDHEYHGMVTLRAALEESRNIPTIRLMAALGPREVVRVARQMGITSPLPEYLSVAIGSAEATLLEIASAYTAFPNQGVRMAPTALLDVVDRDGNTLEQHRVEPHEALRADTAYVMTSLLQGVVEHGTAQAARALNWPLGGKTGTTDDYSDAWFMGFDPDITLGVWIGYDQKRPIGHNQTGAVAALPIWQEIMKSWVERQRAARPEPPTFPRPENIVTVNVAGGPEVFIAGTEPGAR; encoded by the coding sequence ATGCGTCTCGCGGCAAGCTTGGCTCGTGGCGTCGGTATCGCCGCGTTGTTCCTCGCGGCCGCGCTGTTCGGGACCGCTGGCGGCGTGCTGTTCGCGTTCGTCGGCGACCTGCCGCAGATTTCGGCGCTCGACGACTACACGCCCGGCACCATCACGCGCGTGCTCGGCCGCGACGGTGCCATCGTCGGCGAGTTCGCCACCGAGCGCCGCGTGGTCGTCACCTACGACCAGATCCCGGTCGTGCTCCGCAATGCGCTCGTGGCGGCCGAAGACGGCGATTTCTTCCATCACCCGGGCGTGGACGTGCGGCGCATCGCCGCGACGGCGTTTCGGCGCGCGGTCGGGCTCCAGCGACGCGGCGGCGCCAGCACGATCACGCAACAGCTCGCGCGCAAGCTGTTCCTGACCGACGAGGTCACGCCGGAGCGCAAGATCAAGGAAGCGCTGCTCGCCATCCAGATCGAGAAGCGGTACACGAAGGAGGAAATCCTCACGATGTACTGCAACAAGATGTACTGGGGGCACGGCATCTACGGGGTCGAGGCCGCCTCGCAGCTCTACTTCGGCAAGTCGGTGAAGGACCTGACGCTCGACGAGGCCGCGATGATCGCCGGCATTCATCAGAGCAACGTCCGCCAGAGCCCGTACACCAACATGGCGGCGGCTGTCGCGCGGCGCAACTACACGCTCGATCGGATGGCCGACGAGGGGTTCGTCCGCGCCGAAGAGGCCGCCGCGGCCAAGAAGCGGCCGATCGTCACCCGCGGGCGCCCCACGCCGCCGCCGTCGATCGCGCCGTACTTCCTCGAGACCATCCGCACGCAGCTCGAAGAGCGCTACGGATCGAAGGCGATCTACGAGGGCGGGCTCGTCGTGCACACCGGGATCGATGCCGAACTGCAGCGCGCCGCCAACCTCGCGCTCGACAACGGCATCCGCCGGCTCGACAAGCTTCGCGGCTATCGCAAGCCGTCGCGCAACGTCCTGCAGGATGGGCGGTCGATCGACACGTTCCGCCACCCGCGCTGGACGCACGATCCGATGCCGGCCGAGGTGATGCCGGCCGTCGTGACGGAGGTGACGCCGGCGGAGCTCCGCGTCAGGGTCGGCCGGTTCGCCGGGACGATCGCCAAGGCCGGCTACCAGTGGACGAACCGGCCGCCCTCGCAGCTCGCCCGGCGCGGCGATCTGATCGAAGTGCGGATCGGCAAAGTCGACGACAAGACGGCCTCGTTCGCCGGCGCGCTCGAGCAGACGCCAGTGCTCGAGGGCGCGGTCGTCGCGATCGAGAATCGCACCGGCCAGCTCCTCGCGCTCGTAGGCGGCACGGACTTCGAGCGGACCCAGTTCAACCGGGCCACGCAGGCGCTGCGCCAGGTCGGTTCGCTCTTCAAACCGTTCGTCTACGCGACGGCCATCGACCGCGGCTACACGCCGATCTCGCTGATCGACGACTCGCCGGCGAGCTTCGACGCCGGTCCAGGCCAGCCGCCGTACCAGCCGCAGAACTACGACCACGAGTACCACGGCATGGTCACGCTGCGCGCGGCGCTCGAGGAATCGCGGAACATCCCGACGATCCGCCTGATGGCCGCGCTCGGCCCGCGCGAAGTCGTGCGCGTCGCGCGGCAGATGGGCATCACGTCGCCGCTGCCCGAGTACCTGTCGGTGGCGATCGGCTCGGCCGAAGCGACGCTGCTGGAGATCGCCTCCGCCTACACGGCGTTCCCCAACCAGGGCGTCCGCATGGCGCCGACCGCGCTCCTCGACGTCGTCGATCGCGACGGCAACACGCTCGAGCAGCATCGCGTCGAGCCCCACGAGGCCCTGCGCGCCGACACGGCGTACGTGATGACGAGCCTGCTGCAGGGCGTCGTGGAACACGGCACCGCGCAGGCCGCGCGCGCGCTCAACTGGCCGCTCGGCGGCAAGACCGGCACGACCGACGACTACTCCGACGCGTGGTTCATGGGCTTCGATCCGGACATCACGCTGGGCGTGTGGATCGGCTACGACCAGAAGCGGCCCATCGGACACAACCAGACGGGCGCCGTCGCCGCGCTGCCGATCTGGCAGGAGATCATGAAGTCCTGGGTCGAGCGGCAACGCGCCGCGCGCCCGGAGCCGCCCACCTTCCCGCGCCCGGAGAACATCGTGACCGTGAACGTGGCCGGCGGCCCCGAAGTGTTCATCGCCGGCACCGAGCCCGGCGCGCGCTGA